The genomic region AGTGTAAGCATGATCTGCCTCCTGTCGCAGAGAGCCTGCCTCTGTCGGGCAGGGCCCTGTGGGCCAGAATTCAATTGTAGCGCGCATTGCACCGCTTAGACAGTAATACAAAATTCACTTGTGGTTTCTGTTGCTTCCCGCACAGCACAAAAAATGCATGGCAATACAACCGCGGGAGACTCGATCTTTGAAACGCTTTCGATTAGTCTCCGCGTTCCAAATTTTTGATGAAAGACCCCACATGACCACTGATCCGCTCCGACTTGTGATTTTTGATTGCGACGGCACCCTTGTTGACAGCCAGCACGCCATTGCGCATTGCATGGATCATGCCTTTGCGCAGCACGGTCTGGACTGTCCGGGACTTGAAAACACGCGCACCATCATTGGTCTGAGCCTGCCCGAAGCCATCACAAAGCTGGCAAGCCCGGCACGGGTGGATGAGGACATCATCGCAGCCGTGACAGCGGCCTATAAAACCGCGTTCTTTACCCTGCGCCAGACCCCTGATTTCCACGAACCGCTGTTCCCCGGTGTGCACGAAGTTCTGATGGAAATCGATGGCCGCAAATGGCTAAGCGGTGTGGCAACCGGCAAGGCCCGTCGTGGCCTTGATGCGGTGCTGGCGCGCAACGAACTTGAAGGCCGCTTTGTCACCCTTCAGACCTGTGACAATCACCCGTCAAAGCCCAATCCCGCGATGTTGATGGCGGCCCTTGAAGAAACCGGGGTGGATGCGCCCAATGCGGTTATCGTCGGCGATACCAGCTATGACATCGAAATGGGCCGGGCGGCTGGCATGATCGCCATCGGTGTTGATTGGGGCTATCATGATGTCGATACGCTGCATAAATCAGGTGCGCACGCCGTCATCAGCCACTTTGATGAACTGACGACTGCCCTTGATACGATTTGGGAAATTGACCGTGACGCCGCTTAAGAATCCCGACCTTGCCCCGATCCGCTTTGAATTGACCCTGGCCGTCGATCCCGATGATGCGTTTAACGCCTTCACATCGGGCTTTGGCGACTGGTGGCCGACCGATACCCATTCGATCTCAAAAAAGGACTGCATCACGGTCGAATTCAATGACGGTGTCGGCGGGGAAATCATCGAACGGGTCAAGGGGCAGGATGATATCCCTTGGGGGAGGGTAAGAAGCTGGCAACCGGGCGAACATGTGTCCTTTACCTGGCATCCGGGCTGGAATGAAGGTGACTTTACGCTGGTTGAGGTGTCCTTTGACCTTAACGAGTTTGGTCGCTGCGTAATCCGTCTTGAACACAAGGCATGGGAAAATGTCGGCGAAATCGCACCGGCACTTCGTGAAGGCTACCTCAAAGGCTGGGAATTTGCCTTTGGCGAATGCTTTGGCAATTACCTGCGCCAAAAGCGCTGATCAGTACAGCTGGTATTCGATCAATTCACGCTGCAATTTCACCGGATCGCGGAACCAGTGGGTGATAAAGCCCAGTTCACGCGCCTGCTGAATGTTGCGCTCGCTGTCATCGATAAACAGGGTTTCGCGCGGGTTAAGCTTGAAGCGTGAAATCGCCAGATCAAAAATTCGCGGATCGGGCTTGGCGAGTTTTTCCTGGCCAGACACCAGAATGTCTTCGAAGTGATCAAGGAACTCAAAGCGTTCCAACGCATGCGGCCATGTTTCTGCCGACCAGTTGGTCAGGGCAAACAGGCGCACCTTTTTGCGTTTTTTAAGGTCTTCAAGAATCCCGACCGTTCGCTCAATCGCCCCGCCCAGCATTTCCGGCCAGCGTTCCTGCCATGCAGCGATCTCGTCATGATGCTGCGGATAGCGGTGCTGAAGGTCGGGGATGGAATTGGCAAAGCTCAGCATCCCCTGATCATGCAGATGGTTCCAGTGCGGATGGCAGACCTCGGCCAGAAAACGCTCCATCTCCGCATCGTCCTTGAACATCTTGCGATACAGATAGCGCGGATCCCAGTCGACAAGAACGCCGCCAAGGTCGAACAAAACCGTTTCAATATCGCGCATGTCTTCTCCATCTGGCTTGGTGTGGCTGCTTGGTGCCCCTTTTAATCAGGTGGCGTGCTATGGCGCAAGCAGCAGTTAAGTGACAGAACTCTATGCAATACTCTGTGGAATCATGATCCTTGTTGCGATTGGCACCGTAAACAAACTCGAACAAAATTCGGTAGCGTCTGATCGATGGTTACTGATCTGATGACAAGAAATTCATTTGCCAACCGGGCGTGCCATCGCGAATGATGGTGATACGGGAAAACCCGAAAACAGGAATCAGAGGAGGCTAGAACATGTGTACGCTAGACGGATGTGGCTCCCACGAACATCTCGGTCCGCCGCCCAAGGCAACCGATGAAGAACGCCGACTGTTTCTGAAGGGCGCAGTTGCCCTGCCTTTGGCTGTTATTCTTGCCGACCCGATGCTGGCCCATGCGGCCGGCCACGGCCTTGATAAAGTGACCATCACCACGCCAGAAGGCGATGAAATGGTCGCCGAAGTCGCCATGCCGGCAACCCTGCCTGCACCCACGGTCATTCTGATCCATGAATGGTGGGGGCTTAATGATCATATTCGCGCGGTGGCGGCTGAATATGCCAAGCAGGGCTATATCGCGCTTGCGGTTGATCTTTATGGCAAACCGCCTGCCACCACGCCGGATGGGGCACGTTCCCTGATGTCGTCGATGGATCCGGCGGTTGCGACCCGCAAATTGCAGGCCTCGGTTGAATTCCTGCGTAACCACAAGGACTCAACTGGCAAGGTTGGTTCGGTCGGTTGGTGCTTTGGCGGTGGCTGGTCGCTCAATACAGCACTTGCCACCAATATTGACGCAGCCGTGATCTATTACGGCAATGTCAAAAAGACCCCGGAACAGGTCGCAACGCTCAATGCGCCGATCATGGGCCATTTCGGCACCCTTGATAAAAACATCAACAAGGAAATGGTCGAAGGCTTCGAAGAATCGCTGCGCATCGCCGGCAAAACCGATTACCAGTTCTTCTGGTATGACGCCGATCACGCCTTCGCCAACCCGACCGGCGGTCGCTATGACGGCGAAGATGCCATGCTGGCCTGGGAACGCACCATGGCCTTCTTTGACGAGCATCTCAGCTGATCACAGCCAATGGTACGATGAAAAAAGGCCGGGTAAACCCGGCCTTTTTATTTGTCTGATGATTGGGCTTAATTCGTTGGATTGCCACGGTTTGCCCATTTGGTCGACCGGCGTTCGATCACGTTGAAAATCTCATACATCGCAATCCCCATCACCGCGATCACCAGCAATCCGGCAAACACCAGCGGCATGTTGAATTTCGACGACGCCGACAGCATCAAATAACCAACACCAACGTTTGACGCCACGGTTTCGGAAATCACCGATCCGACAAAGGCCAGCGTGATCGCAACCTTAAGCGATGCAAAGAAATACGGCATCGCACGCGGGAAGCCGACCTTGATCAGGATGTCGCGCCGTGTCGCACCAAGCGACCGCAACACATCACGCAATTCCGGCTCCAGCGTCGCAAGGCCGGTGGCGACATTGACCACAATCGGGAAGAACGAAATCAAAAACGCCGTGATGATCGCCGGTACCGTCCCGATGCCAAACCACATCACCAGAACCGGGACAAGCGCGACCTTGGGCACAGAGTTAAACCCAACCAAAAGTGGGTTGGCCGCATCATAAATCGCCCGGCTGGATCCGACCAGCGCGCCAAGCACCACACCAAACACCACGGCAATGGCAAAGCCCGCCAGCGTGGTATACAGCGTGTGATAGGCATGCATCCAGATCGCTTCATGGAACTGCCAGCCGACAATGATGCTTTCAGACGGGGTCGGCAGGACATAGGGCGGAATATTGAAAATCCGCACAATCAGTTCCCACAGAACGAAAAGCCCGATGGCGCTCAGCCACGGCGTTGCTTTGCGAAGGTTCAATTTCTTTTTCATGATTTTTTCCCGCCCTTCCTTATGATTCTCGCACGTCACGAATGTGACTGCGCAATTCGTGGACAAGATCGGTGAAAGGCTGGGTAAAGGTGGTTTCCTGATC from Thalassospira indica harbors:
- a CDS encoding SRPBCC domain-containing protein codes for the protein MTPLKNPDLAPIRFELTLAVDPDDAFNAFTSGFGDWWPTDTHSISKKDCITVEFNDGVGGEIIERVKGQDDIPWGRVRSWQPGEHVSFTWHPGWNEGDFTLVEVSFDLNEFGRCVIRLEHKAWENVGEIAPALREGYLKGWEFAFGECFGNYLRQKR
- a CDS encoding HAD-IA family hydrolase, with protein sequence MTTDPLRLVIFDCDGTLVDSQHAIAHCMDHAFAQHGLDCPGLENTRTIIGLSLPEAITKLASPARVDEDIIAAVTAAYKTAFFTLRQTPDFHEPLFPGVHEVLMEIDGRKWLSGVATGKARRGLDAVLARNELEGRFVTLQTCDNHPSKPNPAMLMAALEETGVDAPNAVIVGDTSYDIEMGRAAGMIAIGVDWGYHDVDTLHKSGAHAVISHFDELTTALDTIWEIDRDAA
- a CDS encoding HAD family hydrolase, with translation MRDIETVLFDLGGVLVDWDPRYLYRKMFKDDAEMERFLAEVCHPHWNHLHDQGMLSFANSIPDLQHRYPQHHDEIAAWQERWPEMLGGAIERTVGILEDLKKRKKVRLFALTNWSAETWPHALERFEFLDHFEDILVSGQEKLAKPDPRIFDLAISRFKLNPRETLFIDDSERNIQQARELGFITHWFRDPVKLQRELIEYQLY
- a CDS encoding dienelactone hydrolase family protein encodes the protein MCTLDGCGSHEHLGPPPKATDEERRLFLKGAVALPLAVILADPMLAHAAGHGLDKVTITTPEGDEMVAEVAMPATLPAPTVILIHEWWGLNDHIRAVAAEYAKQGYIALAVDLYGKPPATTPDGARSLMSSMDPAVATRKLQASVEFLRNHKDSTGKVGSVGWCFGGGWSLNTALATNIDAAVIYYGNVKKTPEQVATLNAPIMGHFGTLDKNINKEMVEGFEESLRIAGKTDYQFFWYDADHAFANPTGGRYDGEDAMLAWERTMAFFDEHLS
- a CDS encoding ABC transporter permease, yielding MKKKLNLRKATPWLSAIGLFVLWELIVRIFNIPPYVLPTPSESIIVGWQFHEAIWMHAYHTLYTTLAGFAIAVVFGVVLGALVGSSRAIYDAANPLLVGFNSVPKVALVPVLVMWFGIGTVPAIITAFLISFFPIVVNVATGLATLEPELRDVLRSLGATRRDILIKVGFPRAMPYFFASLKVAITLAFVGSVISETVASNVGVGYLMLSASSKFNMPLVFAGLLVIAVMGIAMYEIFNVIERRSTKWANRGNPTN